A single Stutzerimonas stutzeri DNA region contains:
- the catA gene encoding catechol 1,2-dioxygenase: MTTRISHQPELQQFFRQAAGLDNTGGNPRNKEIVLRILQETARIIEDLQITDDEFWAGVSYLNRLGGSNEAGLLVAGLGVEHFLDLLADARDEASGVSGGTPRTIEGPLYVAGAPLSEGEVRMDDGSEDGVATVMFLEGRVLDMQGNPIAGATVDLWQADTKGNYSYFDKSQSDFNLRRRILTDAEGRYRARSIVPSGYGCDPAGPTQACLDQLGRHGQRPAHVHFFISAPGFEHLTTQINLSNDDHLWDDFAYATRDGLIGEIRFIEDPAQSAQRNVEGRFAEMNFDFQLRPARSEQATQRSQRPRALQD, from the coding sequence ATGACAACTCGTATCTCTCATCAGCCTGAACTTCAGCAATTCTTTCGCCAGGCGGCCGGTTTGGACAACACCGGTGGTAACCCCCGCAATAAAGAGATCGTCCTGCGGATCCTGCAGGAAACCGCACGCATTATCGAAGACCTGCAGATCACAGATGACGAATTCTGGGCCGGGGTCAGCTATCTGAATCGCCTGGGAGGAAGCAACGAAGCCGGGTTGCTGGTTGCAGGCCTTGGCGTCGAGCATTTCCTTGATCTGTTGGCCGATGCACGCGACGAGGCTTCCGGTGTTTCCGGCGGTACTCCGCGGACGATTGAAGGTCCGCTATATGTTGCCGGTGCGCCGCTGTCCGAAGGCGAGGTGCGGATGGATGACGGAAGCGAGGACGGTGTTGCGACGGTGATGTTTCTCGAAGGTCGCGTCCTGGATATGCAAGGAAACCCCATCGCCGGCGCGACTGTCGACCTCTGGCAGGCCGATACCAAAGGCAACTACTCGTACTTCGACAAGAGCCAATCCGATTTCAACCTGCGTCGCCGGATTCTGACCGATGCCGAAGGCCGCTACCGCGCCCGTAGCATCGTACCGTCCGGTTATGGTTGTGATCCCGCCGGCCCGACCCAAGCCTGCCTGGACCAGCTCGGTCGACATGGTCAACGACCCGCCCACGTGCATTTTTTCATCTCGGCGCCAGGCTTCGAGCACCTCACCACGCAGATCAACCTTTCCAATGACGACCATCTTTGGGATGACTTTGCCTACGCGACCCGCGACGGTTTGATTGGCGAAATACGCTTTATCGAAGACCCCGCTCAAAGTGCTCAGCGCAATGTGGAGGGGCGCTTTGCCGAGATGAACTTTGACTTCCAGCTGCGACCAGCGCGCAGCGAGCAGGCCACCCAGCGCAGCCAGCGGCCGCGCGCCTTACAGGATTGA
- a CDS encoding LysR family transcriptional regulator has protein sequence MELRHVRYFQAVAETLNFTRAAERLNIAQPPLSRQIQQLEEFLGTELLERSRPLQLTEAGRYFYEQSGTLLRQFQQVCEHTRRIGEGKRQWLGIGFAPSTLYAALPELIRDLRRDPDLELGLHEMTTLQQIEALKSGRIDIGFGRIHFDGPAIHQQVLSEDRLVAVVPVGHRLLDQPVTLDRLSREPFVLYPANPRPSYADHVLALFANHGMGIQVSQWANELQTAIGLVAAGLGVTLVPACVQQQHRADIAYAAIVEREAVSPIILSRRAGDISNIVQRCLKLMSMT, from the coding sequence ATGGAGCTTCGGCATGTGCGCTACTTCCAAGCAGTCGCCGAAACCCTGAACTTCACCCGCGCGGCCGAGCGCCTGAACATCGCCCAGCCCCCACTGAGTCGACAGATTCAGCAGCTTGAAGAGTTTTTGGGGACGGAGTTGTTGGAGCGCAGTCGCCCTCTCCAATTAACCGAAGCCGGCCGTTACTTTTATGAGCAGAGCGGGACGCTGCTACGCCAATTTCAGCAGGTATGCGAGCACACTCGGCGTATAGGTGAGGGGAAACGCCAGTGGCTGGGTATAGGCTTTGCCCCTTCTACACTTTATGCGGCGCTTCCTGAATTGATACGGGATCTGCGTCGAGACCCCGATCTCGAGCTGGGGCTGCACGAGATGACCACGCTACAACAGATTGAAGCCCTCAAAAGTGGACGTATCGATATCGGCTTTGGGCGAATTCATTTCGATGGCCCAGCTATTCACCAGCAGGTTCTCAGTGAAGATCGTCTGGTAGCCGTTGTACCTGTTGGGCACCGTTTGCTGGATCAACCCGTCACGCTTGACCGGTTGTCCCGCGAACCCTTCGTTCTGTATCCCGCAAATCCGCGACCGAGTTATGCCGATCACGTGCTGGCATTGTTCGCCAACCACGGGATGGGTATCCAGGTGTCGCAATGGGCCAATGAATTGCAAACCGCTATTGGTCTTGTGGCGGCTGGTCTCGGCGTGACACTGGTGCCAGCATGTGTTCAACAACAGCACCGCGCTGATATCGCCTACGCAGCCATTGTGGAAAGGGAGGCGGTGTCTCCAATCATCCTCAGCCGGCGCGCTGGCGATATCAGCAACATCGTCCAGCGCTGCCTCAAACTGATGTCGATGACGTAG
- a CDS encoding SLC13 family permease produces MNQPNAITSHGNTESSGLKPLSLVIGIAIALAAALLLPDTLDTNARVVAGIAILMAVWWITEAIPIPVTSLLPLVLFPLLGITSINDAATPYANSIVFLVLGGVLLGLATQRWNLHRRFALLTVLSVGTKPAQIVFGLMAASWFITMWVSNTATAVIMMPIGGSIILLVKSLGNEDATPKFSAAVLIGIAYAITIGSMATLIGQPPMALMRAYLANSHGLEIGFGHWMLLGVPFALVMLLIAWLVLTKIIFRSEVSDIKGGRDMIEAELKTMGPLSAEESRVLMVFSGAVFCWVFLPLLARIPLIEGALPWLTNVNDTSVAILAAVLMFVVPATKGQGALLNWSATRDVPWGVLILFGGGLTLSAQFTATGLSVWIGESVSGLAGLPPILILIVTALVIILLTELTSNTATAAAFFPIMGSIAVGLGIDPLLMTIVVTFAVSCAFMLPVATPSNAVAFATGDLPIRHMIRAGIWMNVIGLLLIIVALYTIVPLVFDVSF; encoded by the coding sequence ATGAATCAGCCAAACGCGATTACGTCCCACGGGAATACTGAAAGCTCCGGCTTGAAGCCGCTGTCGCTTGTCATAGGAATAGCCATAGCTCTCGCCGCGGCCTTGCTGCTCCCCGATACCCTCGATACCAACGCCAGGGTAGTCGCAGGCATTGCGATATTGATGGCGGTATGGTGGATCACTGAAGCTATCCCAATTCCCGTGACTTCTCTGCTCCCACTGGTGCTTTTTCCGCTTCTGGGCATCACCTCGATCAACGACGCTGCAACGCCTTACGCCAATTCGATCGTGTTCCTAGTTCTGGGGGGCGTATTGCTAGGGCTAGCCACGCAACGCTGGAATTTGCATCGTCGATTCGCTCTGCTCACGGTTCTGTCGGTGGGTACCAAACCTGCGCAAATCGTGTTCGGTTTGATGGCCGCAAGTTGGTTCATCACCATGTGGGTGAGCAACACGGCGACAGCCGTGATCATGATGCCGATTGGCGGTTCGATCATTCTTCTCGTCAAATCGCTAGGAAATGAAGACGCGACCCCAAAATTCTCGGCGGCGGTTTTGATTGGTATCGCCTATGCAATCACCATTGGCTCGATGGCAACCCTGATTGGCCAGCCTCCAATGGCGCTCATGCGCGCCTATTTGGCCAATTCGCATGGGCTAGAGATCGGGTTTGGGCATTGGATGCTATTGGGTGTTCCGTTTGCTCTGGTCATGCTCCTAATTGCCTGGCTGGTTCTGACCAAAATCATATTTCGCTCGGAGGTGAGTGATATTAAGGGTGGCCGCGACATGATCGAGGCTGAATTGAAGACTATGGGGCCGTTATCAGCCGAAGAGAGCCGCGTGCTGATGGTGTTTTCAGGTGCCGTCTTCTGTTGGGTATTCCTTCCGCTGCTGGCACGGATTCCGCTGATTGAAGGGGCACTTCCATGGCTGACTAATGTTAACGACACCAGTGTGGCGATTCTGGCTGCCGTGCTTATGTTCGTGGTTCCAGCAACCAAAGGGCAGGGAGCTCTGCTCAACTGGTCAGCGACGCGTGATGTTCCTTGGGGTGTCCTGATCTTATTTGGCGGCGGTTTGACCTTGTCAGCGCAATTCACAGCCACAGGTCTGAGCGTCTGGATAGGCGAGAGCGTTTCCGGACTCGCCGGGTTACCCCCGATACTTATCCTGATCGTGACCGCATTAGTCATCATCCTTCTCACCGAACTTACGAGCAACACAGCTACCGCAGCGGCATTCTTTCCCATCATGGGCTCGATTGCGGTAGGACTTGGTATCGATCCGCTGCTGATGACTATTGTCGTTACGTTTGCAGTCAGCTGCGCCTTCATGCTGCCCGTTGCCACGCCATCCAACGCCGTCGCGTTCGCCACAGGGGACCTGCCTATCCGGCACATGATTCGAGCTGGTATCTGGATGAACGTCATCGGGTTGCTTCTGATCATCGTCGCGCTTTATACAATCGTACCGCTGGTCTTTGACGTCTCGTTTTGA
- the salA gene encoding salicylate 1-monooxygenase, whose translation MRIGIVGGGIAGVALALDLCRHSHLHVQLFEAAPAFGEVGAGVSFGANAVQAIKGLGIGEPYQRVADRTPAPWQDIWFEWRKGRDAGYLGASVAAGVGQSSVHRADFLDVLASELPDGIAQFGKRAVRVEQDGTQAHVFFTDGSSHSCDILIAADGIKSSIRDHVLEGLGQPMASPRFSGTCAYRGMIDSQQLRETYRARGLDEHLVNVPQMYLGLDAHILTFPVKQGRLINVVAFVSDRSSDKPVWPSDAPWVRNASQQEMLEAFADWGDAARALLESIPHPTLWALHDLEELPGYVHGQVGLIGDAAHAMLPHQGAGAGQGLEDAWLLARLLSDPQILSSPPADVLNAYDSIRRPRACRVQRTSWQAGELYEFRDPAVADNEALLGKTLAERFDWLWSHDMQSDLQSARAQLGW comes from the coding sequence ATGCGTATTGGCATCGTTGGTGGCGGCATCGCCGGCGTCGCCCTTGCGCTAGATCTATGCCGTCATTCCCACCTTCACGTACAGCTCTTCGAGGCCGCCCCAGCCTTCGGCGAAGTGGGCGCTGGCGTCTCCTTTGGCGCCAACGCGGTTCAAGCGATTAAAGGGCTGGGTATCGGTGAGCCCTACCAACGAGTAGCCGACCGCACCCCTGCTCCTTGGCAGGACATCTGGTTCGAATGGCGCAAAGGCCGAGACGCCGGTTACCTCGGTGCCAGCGTCGCAGCAGGCGTCGGGCAATCCTCAGTGCACCGCGCAGACTTCCTGGATGTATTGGCCAGCGAGCTGCCTGATGGCATCGCTCAGTTCGGCAAACGGGCCGTTCGGGTCGAGCAGGACGGTACTCAGGCTCACGTATTTTTTACTGACGGAAGCAGCCACAGCTGCGACATCCTGATCGCTGCCGATGGCATCAAGTCCTCCATACGAGACCACGTCCTGGAGGGCCTCGGACAGCCCATGGCGTCACCGCGATTCAGCGGGACGTGCGCCTACAGGGGCATGATCGACAGCCAGCAACTGCGCGAGACCTATCGTGCACGCGGTCTGGATGAGCACCTGGTCAATGTTCCGCAGATGTACTTGGGGCTCGACGCGCACATCCTGACCTTCCCGGTTAAGCAAGGCCGACTGATTAATGTCGTCGCCTTTGTGTCCGACCGCAGTAGCGACAAGCCAGTATGGCCGAGCGACGCACCCTGGGTGCGTAATGCTTCCCAGCAGGAGATGCTGGAGGCTTTCGCAGACTGGGGGGACGCCGCTCGCGCACTTCTGGAGTCCATCCCCCACCCTACCCTGTGGGCACTTCACGACCTCGAGGAATTGCCGGGCTACGTTCATGGGCAGGTCGGCCTTATTGGTGATGCTGCACATGCGATGCTGCCACACCAAGGCGCAGGCGCCGGTCAGGGCCTTGAAGACGCCTGGCTCCTGGCTCGCTTGCTCAGCGACCCGCAGATTCTTAGCTCCCCACCCGCTGATGTCCTCAACGCCTACGACTCGATACGTCGGCCGCGAGCGTGCCGCGTGCAGCGAACGTCGTGGCAGGCCGGCGAACTCTATGAATTTCGCGACCCCGCTGTAGCAGATAACGAAGCATTGCTCGGAAAAACCCTGGCAGAACGCTTCGACTGGCTATGGAGCCACGACATGCAATCAGACCTTCAGTCGGCGCGCGCGCAGTTGGGCTGGTAG
- a CDS encoding SphA family protein yields the protein MNDLLSVMRAHYNPSSRLLTGTVAALLSPVAFATEGGGSSYPMGAENYMTGAMPPPGFYTQVFAQRYSADRLRDDDGRSAVAHFDLDAAVVAPRLIWVTEQKVLDGDLAFHINVPFVDLKVQVNERSQRRRGMGDIIFGPSLGYHYSDKLHAIYAVDFFAPTGRYDRDDLANIGRNYWAVQPLAALSYVDPAGLNFDVKLMYDFNFRNPDTEYRSGQEAHADYSAGWGFGNGWVVGVGGYVYRQVTDDKQSGDTVNDNKGRAFAIGPSIKYSADSGWFVTAKWQREQAVRNRAEGEAYWLKLTIPL from the coding sequence ATGAACGATCTTCTCTCCGTAATGCGTGCCCATTACAACCCCTCCTCGCGCCTGTTGACAGGCACCGTTGCTGCCCTGCTGTCGCCCGTCGCTTTCGCCACAGAAGGCGGCGGTTCCTCGTACCCGATGGGTGCCGAAAACTATATGACCGGAGCGATGCCGCCGCCCGGCTTCTACACACAAGTATTCGCACAACGATATAGCGCTGACCGCCTTCGGGATGATGATGGTCGTAGCGCTGTGGCGCATTTCGATCTGGACGCCGCAGTCGTGGCGCCACGACTGATCTGGGTCACCGAACAAAAGGTCCTGGATGGCGACCTGGCGTTTCACATCAATGTGCCGTTCGTGGATCTGAAGGTTCAGGTCAACGAGCGGAGTCAGCGACGTCGTGGAATGGGCGACATTATCTTCGGTCCCTCTCTCGGCTATCACTACAGCGACAAGCTGCATGCCATCTATGCGGTCGATTTCTTCGCGCCTACCGGGCGCTATGACAGGGATGACTTGGCCAATATCGGACGCAACTATTGGGCAGTACAGCCACTGGCCGCCCTGTCCTATGTCGATCCTGCTGGGTTGAATTTCGATGTGAAGCTGATGTACGACTTCAACTTCCGTAACCCGGACACCGAATACCGCTCAGGACAGGAAGCGCATGCCGACTATTCGGCCGGTTGGGGATTTGGTAACGGCTGGGTCGTAGGCGTTGGCGGCTACGTTTATCGCCAGGTAACGGATGACAAACAATCTGGCGACACCGTAAACGACAACAAAGGCCGCGCATTCGCAATCGGTCCGTCGATTAAATACAGCGCAGACAGCGGCTGGTTCGTTACTGCCAAATGGCAGCGCGAGCAAGCTGTGCGTAATCGGGCCGAGGGCGAGGCTTACTGGTTGAAATTGACCATTCCTCTCTAA
- a CDS encoding aldehyde dehydrogenase → MTVQLTIDNSKRDASDGKTFQRIDPLNGKTVSVGAACSVEDALQAAESSARAFRTWSNTGPTERRRILLAAADALEAKMADFCTVMAEEIGASQLWAQFNVGASAGLMREAAALTTQIKGETIPTDKPGALSMTLRQPVGTVLSIVPWNGPVILGARAIAYPLACGNTVIFKGSENSPRTHALLAEAFYEAGLPAGVLNFLISAPEDAAAVTEALVAHDSVRRVNFTGSTKVGRMIAQTCATHLKRCLLELGGKAPFIVLDDADIEGAVNAAVFGAFLYQGQICMSTERFVVDERVADDFVSRFSARVAALETNVPSESAACVIGPMIAQGSVQRINQLLDDAIGKGAQIVAGGLAETALMAPTLVDRVTRDMDIYDEETFGPVTTIVRVKDAEQALEVANDTAYGLSSSIFSANVTKALNLAARLDAGCVHINGATVQNEPQAPYGGMKKSGYGRFDGSAVIEEFTEVKWVTVEPSDQPYPF, encoded by the coding sequence ATGACCGTTCAACTCACCATTGATAACAGCAAGCGTGATGCTTCTGACGGCAAGACCTTTCAGCGGATCGATCCGTTGAACGGCAAGACTGTCAGCGTCGGTGCCGCCTGCAGCGTTGAAGATGCACTACAAGCAGCCGAATCCTCCGCGCGTGCATTTCGCACCTGGTCGAACACAGGGCCTACTGAGCGCCGCCGCATCCTGCTAGCTGCCGCCGATGCATTGGAAGCCAAGATGGCCGACTTCTGCACGGTTATGGCGGAAGAAATCGGTGCGTCGCAGCTATGGGCCCAGTTCAACGTAGGCGCCTCGGCAGGCTTGATGCGGGAGGCCGCGGCGCTAACTACCCAGATAAAGGGTGAAACCATTCCAACCGACAAACCTGGCGCCTTGTCGATGACGTTGCGTCAGCCGGTAGGCACCGTGTTGAGCATCGTGCCGTGGAACGGCCCGGTCATACTCGGTGCTCGGGCCATTGCGTACCCGTTGGCCTGTGGCAATACGGTGATTTTCAAAGGATCGGAAAACAGCCCGCGTACCCACGCGCTGTTAGCGGAAGCCTTCTATGAAGCGGGTTTGCCGGCGGGCGTGTTGAACTTCCTGATAAGCGCACCTGAAGACGCGGCAGCCGTGACCGAAGCGCTGGTCGCCCATGACAGCGTTCGCCGCGTCAACTTCACCGGCTCGACCAAGGTCGGGCGAATGATCGCGCAGACCTGCGCGACCCATCTGAAGCGCTGCCTGCTGGAACTGGGGGGCAAGGCGCCCTTCATCGTGCTGGATGATGCCGATATCGAAGGCGCAGTGAACGCTGCCGTATTCGGTGCGTTTCTCTACCAGGGGCAGATCTGCATGTCGACCGAGCGATTCGTGGTCGATGAGCGCGTTGCTGACGATTTCGTATCGCGCTTTTCGGCGCGAGTGGCTGCGCTGGAAACCAACGTGCCCAGCGAATCCGCGGCGTGTGTGATTGGCCCGATGATCGCTCAGGGTTCCGTGCAGCGTATCAATCAGCTGCTCGACGACGCCATTGGTAAAGGGGCGCAGATCGTTGCTGGAGGCCTGGCAGAAACCGCTCTGATGGCTCCGACATTGGTCGACCGAGTGACCCGGGACATGGACATTTACGATGAGGAAACCTTCGGCCCGGTAACCACCATCGTGCGCGTCAAGGACGCAGAGCAGGCTTTGGAAGTCGCCAACGACACCGCATACGGGCTCTCCTCCTCGATCTTCAGTGCCAACGTCACCAAGGCACTCAATCTGGCCGCGCGCCTGGACGCAGGGTGCGTACACATCAACGGTGCAACCGTGCAGAACGAGCCGCAGGCGCCTTACGGCGGCATGAAGAAAAGTGGTTACGGACGCTTCGACGGAAGCGCCGTGATCGAGGAGTTCACCGAGGTCAAGTGGGTCACGGTAGAACCTTCCGATCAGCCCTACCCGTTCTGA
- a CDS encoding muconate cycloisomerase family protein translates to MTSPRIVSLESIIVDLPTIRPHKLAMHTMQQQTLVIIRLRCSDGIEGIGESTTIGGLAYGNESPESIKQNIDSHLGPLLVGQDAANINAAMLRLDKAAKGNTFAKSGLESALLDAQGKRLGLPVSELLGGRVRDSLEVAWTLASGDTEKDIAEAEQMLDIRRHRIFKLKIGANEVNADLKHVIAIKKALGERASVRVDVNQYWDESQAIRACQILGDNGIDLIEQPISRINRSGQVRLNQRSPAPIMADESIESVEDAFSLAADGAASIFALKIAKNGGPRPVLRTAQIAEAAGIALYGGTMLEGAIGTLASAHAFVTLNKLTWGTELFGPLLLTEEIVTEAPVYRDFQLEVPRTPGLGLTLDEERLAFFSRT, encoded by the coding sequence ATGACTTCACCCCGAATCGTGAGCCTCGAGTCGATCATCGTCGACTTGCCGACCATCCGCCCGCACAAGCTGGCGATGCACACCATGCAGCAGCAGACGCTGGTGATCATCCGCCTGCGTTGCAGCGACGGTATCGAAGGCATCGGCGAGTCCACCACCATCGGTGGCCTGGCCTACGGCAACGAAAGCCCTGAAAGCATCAAGCAGAACATCGACAGCCATCTTGGCCCGCTTCTGGTGGGTCAGGATGCAGCGAATATCAACGCCGCCATGCTGCGTCTGGATAAGGCTGCCAAGGGCAACACCTTTGCCAAGTCCGGCCTGGAAAGCGCGCTACTCGACGCCCAGGGCAAACGCCTCGGACTGCCCGTCAGCGAGCTGCTGGGTGGCCGCGTGCGCGACAGCCTGGAAGTGGCCTGGACCCTGGCCAGCGGTGACACCGAGAAAGACATCGCTGAAGCTGAACAGATGCTCGACATCCGCCGCCACCGCATCTTCAAGCTGAAGATCGGTGCGAACGAGGTGAACGCTGACCTCAAGCACGTCATCGCGATCAAGAAAGCGCTGGGCGAGCGCGCCAGCGTGCGTGTCGACGTTAACCAGTACTGGGACGAATCCCAGGCAATCCGTGCCTGCCAGATTCTTGGTGACAACGGCATCGACCTGATCGAGCAACCGATCTCACGGATAAACCGCAGCGGGCAGGTGCGCCTGAATCAACGCAGCCCGGCGCCGATCATGGCCGACGAATCCATCGAAAGCGTCGAGGATGCCTTCAGCCTCGCAGCGGACGGCGCGGCCAGTATCTTCGCCCTGAAGATAGCCAAGAACGGCGGGCCACGTCCCGTGCTGCGCACCGCGCAGATCGCCGAGGCGGCCGGGATCGCGCTGTACGGCGGGACCATGCTCGAAGGCGCCATCGGCACCCTGGCTTCGGCCCACGCATTCGTCACCCTGAACAAACTGACCTGGGGCACCGAGCTGTTCGGGCCGCTGTTGCTCACCGAAGAAATCGTCACCGAGGCGCCGGTCTATCGCGACTTCCAACTGGAAGTGCCGCGCACGCCGGGCCTTGGTCTGACGCTCGATGAAGAGCGCCTGGCGTTCTTCAGCCGCACGTGA
- a CDS encoding LysR family transcriptional regulator, with the protein MELRDLDLNLLLVFNQLLIDRRVSTAADSLGLTQPATSNALKRLRKALNDELFVRTHHGMEPTPYALQLADSITLAIETLREAFKHEEQFDPLTARRTFTLAMTDIGEIYFMPKLMNALSRLAPHCLVSTVRSNTDTLAEDLQSGAVDVAVGLLPNLQAGFFQRRLFHHQYVCLCRRDHPATKQPFTLEAYSSYEHVRVVAANTGHGEADAFIQRAGAQRNIRLEVPHFVAVGHILKQSNLIATVPERFASSCAGPFDLVLLPPPMPLPEIAINLFWHAKYNKDPANRWIRQLMFDLFSDSAA; encoded by the coding sequence ATGGAACTACGCGACCTAGACCTGAACCTTTTGCTGGTTTTTAACCAGCTGCTTATTGACCGCCGAGTGTCGACTGCTGCCGACAGCCTTGGGCTCACGCAGCCCGCGACAAGTAATGCGTTGAAGCGATTGCGCAAAGCGCTGAACGACGAACTTTTCGTGCGCACCCATCACGGTATGGAGCCCACCCCCTACGCGTTACAACTCGCCGACTCGATCACCCTCGCCATAGAAACCTTGCGTGAAGCATTCAAGCATGAGGAGCAGTTCGACCCCTTGACGGCAAGGCGCACCTTCACACTGGCGATGACGGACATCGGCGAGATCTACTTCATGCCAAAGCTGATGAACGCACTCTCTCGCTTAGCGCCTCATTGCTTGGTGAGTACGGTGCGAAGCAACACCGATACGCTGGCTGAAGATTTGCAGAGCGGCGCTGTTGACGTAGCCGTCGGCCTCCTGCCGAATCTTCAAGCGGGTTTTTTCCAACGTAGATTGTTCCACCACCAGTATGTTTGCCTTTGCCGACGCGATCACCCAGCTACGAAACAGCCGTTCACCCTGGAAGCCTATTCAAGCTATGAGCATGTCAGGGTCGTCGCGGCGAACACAGGGCATGGCGAGGCCGATGCGTTCATTCAGCGTGCCGGTGCCCAGCGCAATATCCGCCTCGAGGTGCCGCACTTCGTTGCAGTGGGACATATCCTGAAGCAATCCAATTTGATTGCGACCGTGCCGGAGCGATTCGCCAGCAGTTGTGCCGGACCGTTCGACCTCGTGCTGTTACCTCCACCTATGCCTTTGCCAGAAATTGCGATCAATCTGTTCTGGCACGCCAAGTACAACAAGGACCCGGCCAATCGCTGGATTCGCCAACTGATGTTTGATCTGTTTTCAGACTCGGCCGCGTAA
- a CDS encoding tautomerase family protein: protein MPVVRVSWFEGKDHAAKEAVAAEITQSIVKNTGTDPNYIYVIFEDVAPSDWAGAGKLFGADPEKN from the coding sequence ATGCCTGTTGTACGAGTTAGCTGGTTTGAAGGAAAAGACCACGCCGCGAAAGAAGCCGTCGCGGCTGAAATCACTCAAAGCATCGTAAAAAACACCGGCACCGACCCGAACTATATCTATGTCATTTTTGAAGACGTGGCCCCATCTGACTGGGCAGGAGCCGGCAAGCTGTTTGGCGCCGATCCTGAGAAGAATTGA
- the catC gene encoding muconolactone Delta-isomerase encodes MLFHVKMIVKLPVDMDPAKAAKLKADEKELAQGLMREGKWRHLWRIAGQYANYSVFDVASVQELHDTLMQLPLFPYMEIEVSPLCRHPSSIREDDS; translated from the coding sequence ATGCTGTTCCACGTAAAGATGATCGTAAAACTGCCGGTCGACATGGATCCGGCCAAGGCCGCGAAACTCAAGGCCGACGAGAAGGAACTGGCCCAAGGGCTGATGCGCGAAGGCAAGTGGCGCCACCTGTGGCGCATCGCCGGGCAGTACGCCAACTACAGCGTCTTCGATGTCGCCAGTGTCCAGGAACTGCACGACACACTGATGCAACTGCCGTTGTTCCCCTACATGGAAATCGAGGTCAGCCCGCTGTGCCGTCATCCGTCCTCAATCCGTGAGGACGACAGCTGA
- a CDS encoding NAD(P)-dependent alcohol dehydrogenase — MSQLNAQPLTVQVAVLREAGAPLQIESATLGAPAPTEVRVRVVATGVCHTDMVVRDQLFPTPLPIVLGHEGAGVVEAVGSAVTTVAPGDHVVMTYMSCGLCSPCETGHPAHCSHMHPLNFGGGRIDGSTSSCSCADEHPIHDHFFGQSSFSTHAMANERNVVKVPKEAPLELLGPLGCGIQTGAGSVLNALRVEAGSSFVAFGAGAVGLAAIMAARVAGATTIIAVDVTPSRLELALELGATHIINSREEDAVQRVHAITDGGANYSLECSGRAEVLRQAIDSISILGTCGIVGATKMGTEVSFNINDVMIPGKRIMGIVQGDVVAKAFIPKLVDLYLQGRFPFDKLCKFYPFDEINQAMADSENGVTIKPILRMPSSTTA; from the coding sequence ATGTCCCAGCTCAACGCTCAGCCGTTAACCGTTCAAGTCGCCGTTCTTCGCGAAGCCGGCGCTCCTTTGCAAATCGAAAGCGCCACGTTAGGCGCTCCTGCACCTACCGAAGTCCGCGTGCGCGTGGTCGCTACCGGTGTCTGCCATACCGATATGGTGGTGCGGGATCAGCTGTTTCCCACGCCGTTGCCGATCGTCCTTGGCCACGAAGGGGCCGGCGTCGTGGAAGCCGTAGGATCGGCAGTGACCACCGTCGCCCCCGGTGACCATGTAGTGATGACGTATATGTCCTGCGGCCTATGCTCGCCCTGCGAAACCGGGCATCCAGCGCATTGCTCGCATATGCATCCGCTCAACTTCGGTGGCGGTCGGATCGACGGCAGCACCTCCAGTTGCAGCTGCGCCGATGAACATCCGATCCATGATCACTTCTTCGGCCAGTCGTCCTTCTCGACTCATGCAATGGCAAACGAGCGGAACGTGGTGAAAGTTCCCAAAGAGGCGCCCTTGGAGCTGCTAGGGCCATTGGGTTGCGGCATTCAAACCGGGGCAGGTTCAGTGCTTAACGCCCTTAGGGTTGAGGCTGGCTCAAGTTTCGTCGCCTTTGGCGCGGGCGCTGTAGGCCTGGCTGCAATCATGGCAGCAAGAGTCGCAGGCGCTACCACGATCATTGCAGTCGATGTGACGCCCAGTCGGCTGGAGCTGGCCCTCGAGCTCGGCGCTACCCACATCATCAACAGTCGCGAGGAAGACGCGGTACAGCGTGTGCATGCCATTACCGATGGCGGCGCCAACTACAGCCTCGAATGTTCCGGTCGTGCCGAAGTGCTCCGTCAGGCGATCGATTCGATCAGCATCCTTGGCACCTGCGGCATCGTTGGCGCGACCAAGATGGGTACCGAAGTGTCCTTCAACATCAATGACGTGATGATTCCGGGCAAGCGGATCATGGGAATAGTCCAGGGCGACGTCGTGGCCAAGGCGTTCATTCCCAAGCTGGTCGACCTGTACCTGCAGGGTCGCTTCCCCTTCGACAAGCTCTGCAAGTTCTACCCATTCGACGAAATCAATCAGGCAATGGCCGACAGCGAGAACGGCGTGACGATCAAGCCGATCCTTCGCATGCCCAGCTCCACTACCGCCTGA